One window of the Chitinophaga niabensis genome contains the following:
- a CDS encoding GMC family oxidoreductase, which translates to MNLNIKAEKENTYDAIVVGSGISGGWAAKELSEKGLKTLVLERGRNVEHIKDYKTANWNPWDFKHGGWQSNEMKGNHPIQSRCYAFDEATQDFWVNDKENPYNEVKPFNWLRGNHVGGRSLMWGRQVYRWSDIDFEANAKDGHGVDWPIRYKDIAPWYSYVEKFAGISGQAEGLPQLPDGEFLPPMEMNCLEKHVAARIKETYKDRIMTIGRVAHITKALEGSTRGTCQYRDRCARGCPFGAYFSSNASTLPAAAATGNMTLRPFSIVLEVIFDDATQKAKGVRIMDAETKEVIEYYAKIIFLNASTLGTASILLNSVSKRFPTGLGNDSDQVGRNLMDHHFGVGAGGSFEGFEDQYVYGRRANGIYIPRFRNISAATKRNDYVRGFGYQGGASRGRHSELDGIGVTLKESNTEPGQWGMWIGAWGEHLPYADNTVRLNKEKKDKWGLPTLDIDCNFRENEMAMRKDMLESAKEMLEAAGLKNVGGNDEMPPPGHCIHEMGTARMGRDPKTSVLNGFNQMHAVKNVFISDGACMTSSACQNPSITYMALTARAADHAVSELKKGNI; encoded by the coding sequence ATGAACCTGAACATCAAAGCAGAAAAAGAAAACACCTACGATGCCATTGTTGTAGGATCTGGTATCAGTGGCGGCTGGGCTGCCAAAGAGTTGAGCGAAAAAGGGCTGAAGACCCTTGTGCTGGAAAGAGGCCGCAATGTAGAGCATATTAAAGATTATAAAACGGCCAACTGGAACCCCTGGGATTTCAAACACGGCGGCTGGCAATCCAATGAGATGAAGGGAAATCATCCTATCCAAAGCCGCTGTTACGCATTTGATGAAGCCACACAGGATTTCTGGGTGAACGATAAAGAGAATCCTTACAATGAGGTAAAGCCCTTCAACTGGCTGCGTGGTAACCACGTTGGCGGAAGATCGCTCATGTGGGGCCGCCAGGTATACCGCTGGAGTGATATTGACTTTGAAGCAAACGCTAAAGATGGCCATGGTGTTGACTGGCCTATCCGTTATAAAGACATTGCACCCTGGTACAGTTATGTGGAGAAGTTTGCCGGCATCAGCGGGCAGGCAGAAGGTTTGCCGCAATTGCCGGATGGAGAGTTCCTGCCGCCAATGGAAATGAACTGTTTGGAAAAACATGTGGCCGCAAGGATCAAAGAAACATATAAAGACCGTATCATGACCATTGGTCGTGTTGCACATATTACGAAGGCATTGGAAGGCAGTACCCGGGGTACCTGCCAGTATCGCGACCGATGCGCACGTGGCTGCCCCTTTGGTGCTTATTTCAGCAGCAACGCTTCCACACTGCCGGCAGCGGCAGCCACCGGTAATATGACGTTGCGGCCATTCTCCATTGTACTGGAAGTGATCTTTGACGATGCCACGCAGAAAGCAAAAGGTGTTCGCATCATGGATGCGGAAACAAAAGAAGTGATAGAGTATTATGCGAAGATCATTTTCCTGAATGCTTCTACATTAGGCACTGCTTCCATATTACTTAATTCGGTATCCAAACGATTCCCCACCGGTTTGGGTAACGATAGTGACCAGGTAGGCCGCAACCTGATGGATCATCACTTTGGTGTAGGTGCAGGCGGTTCCTTTGAAGGATTTGAAGATCAGTATGTATATGGAAGAAGAGCAAATGGCATTTACATTCCCCGCTTCCGCAACATCAGCGCTGCTACCAAACGTAATGATTACGTACGTGGTTTCGGTTACCAGGGTGGCGCTTCCCGCGGCCGCCACAGCGAATTAGATGGCATTGGTGTTACCTTGAAAGAATCCAATACAGAACCGGGGCAATGGGGCATGTGGATCGGTGCATGGGGTGAACATTTACCTTATGCAGATAATACGGTTCGTCTCAATAAAGAGAAAAAAGATAAGTGGGGGTTACCCACTTTGGATATTGATTGCAACTTCAGAGAGAATGAAATGGCGATGCGTAAAGATATGCTGGAGAGTGCAAAAGAAATGCTGGAAGCCGCAGGCCTGAAGAATGTAGGAGGAAATGATGAAATGCCGCCTCCTGGCCACTGTATCCACGAAATGGGTACAGCCAGGATGGGCCGTGATCCTAAAACATCCGTGCTGAACGGGTTTAACCAGATGCATGCAGTGAAGAATGTGTTTATTTCTGATGGTGCCTGCATGACTTCTTCTGCCTGCCAGAACCCTTCTATCACCTATATGGCATTAACAGCGAGAGCGGCTGATCATGCAGTTTCTGAATTAAAGAAGGGGAATATTTAA